A window of Cellulomonas fimi contains these coding sequences:
- the pth gene encoding aminoacyl-tRNA hydrolase has product MTDGPWLVVGLGNPGPQYAGNRHNVGQMVLDELARRTGASFGGKGGGVLSRRPQAAVAEARLGTLPGGVPGPRVILAKPTTYMNVSGGPVAALAKYYDVPAERVVVVHDELDIPFADVRLKRGGGEGGHNGLRDTSKALGTKDYVRVRVGVGRPPGRMDPADFVLRDFAKPELKDLPWLLDAAADAVEAVVVEGLEKAQLRFHTKA; this is encoded by the coding sequence ATGACCGACGGACCGTGGCTCGTCGTGGGCCTCGGCAACCCGGGGCCGCAGTACGCGGGCAACCGCCACAACGTGGGCCAGATGGTGCTCGACGAGCTCGCGCGCCGCACCGGTGCGTCGTTCGGCGGGAAGGGCGGCGGGGTGCTGTCGCGCCGCCCGCAGGCCGCGGTCGCCGAGGCGCGGCTCGGGACGCTGCCCGGCGGTGTGCCCGGCCCGCGCGTCATCCTCGCGAAGCCGACGACGTACATGAACGTGTCCGGCGGACCGGTGGCGGCGCTCGCGAAGTACTACGACGTGCCCGCGGAGCGGGTCGTCGTGGTGCACGACGAGCTCGACATCCCGTTCGCCGACGTGCGGCTCAAGCGCGGGGGAGGCGAGGGCGGCCACAACGGGCTCCGCGACACGTCGAAGGCGCTGGGCACCAAGGACTACGTGCGGGTGCGCGTCGGCGTGGGCCGGCCGCCGGGCCGGATGGACCCGGCCGACTTCGTCCTGCGGGACTTCGCGAAGCCCGAGCTCAAGGACCTGCCGTGGCTGCTCGACGCCGCCGCGGACGCGGTCGAGGCCGTCGTCGTCGAGGGCCTGGAGAAGGCCCAGCTGCGCTTCCACACGAAGGCCTGA
- a CDS encoding DUF6518 family protein, which produces MTSTVAVLPADPTRRAAPTLVVVALGALAGLAWGAATSFLQTVLPAPVQGLANAVSPWLVVPFLVGVRSRTRGVAVLAGLLACVLQVVGYYVTADLRGFGVSVTSVAEWIVTGVVGGPVFGLAGHLWRTATGRLRGLGEALLVGVWATESVVGYGVRLGYVVDALVFGAVAVALLLTVGRRPGPLRATLRWLAVTLPAGAAGMLLLDPLLQIVG; this is translated from the coding sequence GTGACCAGCACCGTCGCCGTCCTGCCCGCCGACCCCACCCGCCGCGCGGCGCCCACCCTCGTGGTCGTCGCCCTCGGGGCCCTCGCCGGGCTCGCGTGGGGCGCCGCCACGTCGTTCCTCCAGACCGTGCTGCCCGCACCCGTGCAGGGCCTCGCCAACGCCGTGTCACCGTGGCTCGTCGTCCCGTTCCTCGTCGGCGTGCGCTCGCGCACCCGGGGCGTGGCCGTGCTCGCCGGGCTGCTCGCGTGCGTCCTGCAGGTCGTCGGGTACTACGTGACCGCGGACCTGCGGGGCTTCGGCGTCTCCGTCACGTCGGTCGCCGAGTGGATCGTGACCGGCGTCGTGGGCGGCCCCGTCTTCGGCCTCGCGGGCCACCTGTGGCGCACCGCCACCGGGCGGCTGCGCGGGCTGGGGGAGGCGCTGCTCGTCGGGGTGTGGGCGACCGAGTCCGTCGTCGGCTACGGCGTCCGGCTCGGGTACGTCGTCGACGCGCTCGTCTTCGGCGCCGTCGCCGTCGCGCTGCTGCTCACCGTGGGCCGCCGACCCGGACCGCTGCGTGCCACCCTGCGCTGGCTCGCGGTCACGCTGCCCGCCGGTGCGGCCGGGATGCTGCTGCTCGACCCGCTGCTGCAGATCGTCGGTTGA
- the glmU gene encoding bifunctional UDP-N-acetylglucosamine diphosphorylase/glucosamine-1-phosphate N-acetyltransferase GlmU, with product MTFPRPAAVVVLAAGEGTRMRSATPKVLHTLAGRSMLGHALATARALDPGRVVVVVRHGREAVAAHVAEVDPQALLADQDDIPGTGRAVQVAMTALDAAAQAQAAGASGHGVGVPGSAAGVLLDGAVVVVAGDVPLLDAGTLGELLAAHHADGNAVTVLTTEVDDPTGYGRILREPGTGDVLGIVEQKDADDEQRAITEINSSIYVFDAAVLRGALGRLGRDNAQGEVYLTDVLAIAREAGGHVRALRTDDPVVVEGVNDRVQLARLRAELNRRILEDWMRDGVTVVDPATTWVDVDVELERDVTLLPGTQLHGATVVREGATVGPDTTLTSVEVGPRATVSRTHGELAVIGEGASVGPFAYLRPGTVLGTDGKIGTFVETKNAQIGTGSKVPHLSYVGDATIGEHTNIGAASVTVNYDGVNKHHTTIGSHARTGADNMFVAPVTIGDGAYTGAGSVIRRDVPPGALGVSAGAQRNIEGWVARARAGTAAADAAARAGGGAADELSPQARAERERAAQAASGPRRTPPPDLPDQPTPLADPAGPTTEESAR from the coding sequence GTGACGTTCCCCCGCCCGGCTGCCGTCGTCGTCCTCGCCGCTGGTGAGGGAACGCGGATGCGCTCGGCAACCCCCAAGGTCCTGCACACCCTCGCCGGCCGGAGCATGCTCGGTCACGCGCTCGCCACGGCGCGCGCGCTCGACCCGGGCCGCGTCGTCGTCGTCGTCCGGCACGGCCGTGAGGCCGTCGCGGCGCACGTCGCCGAGGTCGACCCGCAGGCGCTGCTCGCCGACCAGGACGACATCCCCGGCACCGGCCGTGCCGTCCAGGTCGCGATGACCGCGCTCGACGCGGCCGCGCAGGCGCAGGCGGCCGGTGCGTCCGGCCACGGCGTGGGCGTGCCCGGCTCGGCCGCGGGCGTGCTGCTCGACGGTGCGGTCGTCGTGGTCGCGGGCGACGTCCCGCTGCTCGACGCGGGCACGCTCGGTGAGCTGCTCGCAGCGCACCACGCCGACGGCAACGCGGTGACGGTCCTCACGACCGAGGTCGACGACCCCACGGGCTACGGCCGCATCCTGCGCGAGCCCGGCACGGGCGACGTGCTCGGCATCGTCGAGCAGAAGGACGCCGACGACGAGCAGCGCGCGATCACCGAGATCAACTCGTCGATCTACGTGTTCGACGCCGCGGTGCTGCGCGGCGCGCTCGGCCGCCTCGGCCGCGACAACGCGCAGGGTGAGGTCTACCTGACGGACGTGCTGGCGATCGCGCGCGAGGCCGGCGGCCACGTGCGGGCGCTGCGCACCGACGACCCGGTGGTCGTCGAGGGCGTGAACGACCGCGTCCAGCTCGCACGGCTGCGGGCGGAGCTCAACCGCCGGATCCTCGAGGACTGGATGCGCGACGGCGTCACGGTCGTGGACCCGGCGACGACGTGGGTCGACGTCGACGTCGAGCTCGAGCGCGACGTGACCCTTCTGCCCGGCACGCAGCTCCACGGCGCGACGGTCGTCCGCGAGGGCGCGACGGTCGGCCCGGACACGACGCTCACGAGCGTGGAGGTCGGCCCGCGCGCCACGGTGAGCCGCACGCACGGCGAGCTCGCGGTGATCGGCGAGGGCGCGAGCGTCGGCCCGTTCGCCTACCTGCGCCCCGGGACGGTGCTCGGCACCGACGGGAAGATCGGCACGTTCGTCGAGACCAAGAACGCGCAGATCGGCACCGGCTCGAAGGTCCCGCACCTGTCCTACGTGGGCGACGCGACGATCGGCGAGCACACGAATATCGGCGCCGCGTCGGTGACCGTCAACTACGACGGCGTCAACAAGCACCACACGACGATCGGCTCGCACGCCCGCACGGGCGCGGACAACATGTTCGTCGCGCCGGTCACGATCGGCGACGGCGCGTACACGGGGGCGGGCAGCGTCATCCGGCGCGACGTCCCGCCGGGCGCCCTGGGCGTCTCGGCCGGCGCGCAGCGCAACATCGAGGGCTGGGTCGCGCGGGCCCGGGCCGGCACCGCTGCCGCCGACGCCGCCGCCCGCGCGGGTGGTGGCGCGGCCGACGAGCTGTCGCCGCAGGCGCGCGCCGAGCGCGAGCGCGCCGCCCAGGCCGCGAGCGGCCCTCGCCGGACCCCGCCGCCGGACCTGCCCGACCAGCCCACCCCGCTCGCCGACCCGGCAGGCCCGACCACGGAGGAGTCGGCGCGATGA
- the aztD gene encoding zinc metallochaperone AztD yields the protein MTQTPTRSRLRGATRAAAAALPLALLAACAGTAGDATPAATTTTTATGSPAEAATYQPRLVVTYDGGLLVLDADTLETVDRIEKDGFLRVNPAGDGRHVMVSTDAGFQVLDAGTWAEEHGDHAHYWTADPVLTDVTYPAEKPGHVVVHGDRVALFDDGTGEVTVLDVHDVAGGRDAVTRTYTTPSPHHGVAVLRGDDALVVSDGTEEERSGVRLLGADDTEIAATDACPGVHGEAVAAEEVVVVGCQDGLVVVRDDTITKVASPDAYGRIGNQAGSEESPVVLGDYKSDPDADLERPTRVSLVDTRTATLRLVDLPASYTFRSLGRGHDGEALVLGTDGSLHVVDPESGALTRSLPLIDAWTEPDEWQEPRPTLHVLDRTAYVTDPATNRVLAVDVATGEVWRSVELDVTPNELTSAAGRHAH from the coding sequence ATGACGCAGACCCCCACCCGATCGCGCCTGCGCGGCGCGACCCGTGCGGCGGCCGCCGCCCTCCCCCTCGCCCTGCTCGCGGCGTGCGCCGGCACCGCCGGCGACGCGACCCCCGCCGCGACCACGACGACGACCGCGACCGGCTCCCCCGCCGAGGCCGCCACGTACCAGCCGCGCCTCGTCGTCACGTACGACGGCGGCCTGCTCGTCCTCGACGCCGACACGCTCGAGACCGTCGACCGCATCGAGAAGGACGGCTTCCTGCGCGTGAACCCCGCGGGCGACGGCCGGCACGTCATGGTGTCGACCGACGCGGGGTTCCAGGTGCTCGACGCGGGCACCTGGGCCGAGGAGCACGGCGACCACGCGCACTACTGGACCGCGGACCCGGTGCTGACCGACGTCACCTACCCCGCCGAGAAGCCCGGGCACGTCGTCGTGCACGGCGACCGGGTCGCGCTGTTCGACGACGGCACGGGCGAGGTCACCGTGCTCGACGTGCACGACGTCGCGGGCGGCCGGGACGCCGTGACCCGCACGTACACCACGCCGTCGCCGCACCACGGCGTCGCGGTGCTGCGCGGCGACGACGCGCTCGTCGTCTCGGACGGCACCGAGGAGGAGCGCAGCGGCGTGCGCCTGCTCGGCGCGGACGACACCGAGATCGCCGCGACCGACGCGTGCCCGGGCGTGCACGGCGAGGCGGTCGCGGCCGAGGAGGTCGTGGTCGTCGGGTGCCAGGACGGCCTCGTCGTCGTCCGCGACGACACGATCACCAAGGTCGCGAGCCCGGACGCCTACGGGCGCATCGGCAACCAGGCGGGCAGCGAGGAGTCGCCCGTCGTGCTGGGCGACTACAAGTCGGACCCCGACGCGGACCTCGAGCGCCCGACGCGCGTGTCGCTCGTCGACACCCGCACCGCGACGCTGCGCCTGGTCGACCTGCCCGCGTCGTACACGTTCCGGTCGCTGGGCCGCGGTCACGACGGCGAGGCGCTGGTGCTGGGCACCGACGGGTCGCTGCACGTCGTCGACCCCGAGTCGGGCGCCCTCACGCGCTCGCTCCCGCTGATCGACGCCTGGACCGAGCCCGACGAGTGGCAGGAGCCGCGCCCGACGCTGCACGTGCTCGACCGCACGGCGTACGTCACGGACCCGGCGACGAACCGCGTGCTCGCGGTCGACGTCGCGACCGGCGAGGTGTGGCGGTCGGTCGAGCTGGACGTGACGCCGAACGAGCTGACGTCGGCGGCGGGGCGGCACGCGCACTGA
- a CDS encoding TetR/AcrR family transcriptional regulator, which translates to MTGTERRAQLLDVSRRLFAEKGFDGTSIEEIASRAEVSKPVVYEHFGGKEGIYAVVVDREITALTGALTGALEGGGHPKVLVERTALALLSYIEASEDGFRILVRDSPVAQATGTFSSLIGDVATKVEHLLADQFRSQGLDPRTAPIYAQMLVGMVALTGQWWLDARRPRKAEVAAHLVNLAWNGLSGLERRPQLTRNTEPVA; encoded by the coding sequence ATGACGGGGACCGAACGTCGTGCGCAGCTGCTCGACGTCTCCCGCCGCCTGTTCGCGGAGAAGGGGTTCGACGGGACCAGCATCGAGGAGATCGCGTCGCGCGCGGAGGTCTCCAAGCCGGTCGTGTACGAGCACTTCGGCGGCAAGGAGGGGATCTACGCGGTCGTCGTCGACCGGGAGATCACGGCCCTCACCGGGGCGCTCACGGGCGCCCTGGAGGGCGGCGGCCACCCGAAGGTGCTGGTCGAGCGCACGGCGCTCGCGCTGCTCAGCTACATCGAGGCGTCGGAGGACGGCTTCCGGATCCTCGTGCGCGACTCGCCGGTCGCGCAGGCGACGGGCACGTTCTCGAGCCTCATCGGCGACGTCGCGACGAAGGTCGAGCACCTGCTCGCCGACCAGTTCCGCAGTCAGGGGCTCGACCCGCGCACCGCGCCGATCTACGCGCAGATGCTCGTCGGCATGGTCGCGCTCACGGGCCAGTGGTGGCTCGACGCGCGCCGACCGCGCAAGGCGGAGGTGGCCGCGCACCTCGTGAACCTCGCGTGGAACGGCCTGTCCGGGCTGGAGCGCCGCCCGCAGCTGACCCGGAACACCGAGCCGGTCGCGTGA
- a CDS encoding MarR family winged helix-turn-helix transcriptional regulator translates to MTPGTAPDDPGAQDEVDRIVLAWERERPDLDVRPLTVLSRVSRLARHLDLARRGAFARHDLETWEFDVLSALRRAGAPYRLSPGALLTQTLVTSGTMTNRIDRLVEHGLVERQPSPDDRRGVLVQLTEAGRTRVDAAFADLLDVERGLLGELDEADRQRLADLLREVVAPFDAS, encoded by the coding sequence ATGACGCCGGGGACGGCGCCCGACGATCCCGGGGCGCAGGACGAGGTGGACCGGATCGTGCTCGCGTGGGAGCGCGAGCGGCCGGACCTCGACGTGCGCCCGCTGACCGTCCTTTCGCGCGTGAGCCGGCTGGCCCGCCACCTCGACCTCGCGCGGCGCGGGGCGTTCGCGCGGCACGACCTGGAGACGTGGGAGTTCGACGTCCTGTCGGCGCTGCGTCGTGCGGGCGCTCCCTACCGGCTGTCCCCCGGTGCGCTGCTCACGCAGACGCTCGTGACGAGCGGCACGATGACGAACCGCATCGACCGGCTCGTCGAGCACGGGCTGGTCGAGCGCCAGCCGTCGCCGGACGACCGGCGCGGTGTCCTGGTGCAGCTCACCGAGGCGGGCCGGACGCGCGTGGACGCCGCGTTCGCGGACCTGCTCGACGTCGAGCGCGGCCTGCTGGGCGAGCTCGACGAGGCGGACCGGCAGCGGCTCGCGGACCTGCTGCGTGAGGTCGTGGCACCGTTCGACGCGTCGTGA
- a CDS encoding CynX/NimT family MFS transporter, with translation MTAARRAAADGARGLLLAAVLLYALNLRAPITALAPVVDDVQADLGLSAAGVGLLTGVPVLCFALATPLVAILLARQGTTRVVTASLVTVLVGTVLRSVDGFGTALVGTVLIGVAITAGNVAVPVVIGRDFPSAVPRATGLYTAALNAGSVLTTTLTEPLASLVGWRWALASWGGLAVLGLVVWRRAYGRRADAVVRAAGAAGDDEPATAGDDPTTGGGAVPDALRRPVTWLLAVSFAGQAFGYYAVSAWLPTVLHDGTGMDPTASGGAAALFQACSGWSAVSRCRSRCRGACRCGSCRSRSRWAG, from the coding sequence ATGACGGCGGCTCGGCGGGCCGCCGCGGACGGTGCGCGCGGGCTGCTGCTCGCCGCGGTCCTGCTCTACGCGCTCAACCTGCGCGCCCCCATCACGGCGCTCGCCCCCGTGGTCGACGACGTCCAGGCGGACCTCGGCCTGTCGGCCGCGGGCGTCGGGCTGCTCACGGGCGTCCCGGTCCTGTGCTTCGCGCTCGCGACGCCGCTGGTCGCGATCCTGCTCGCCCGGCAGGGCACGACGCGCGTCGTGACGGCGTCGCTCGTGACGGTGCTGGTGGGGACGGTCCTGCGGTCGGTCGACGGGTTCGGCACCGCGCTCGTCGGGACGGTGCTCATCGGGGTCGCCATCACGGCGGGGAACGTCGCGGTGCCGGTCGTGATCGGGCGGGACTTCCCGTCCGCCGTCCCGCGGGCGACGGGCCTCTACACGGCCGCCCTCAACGCGGGCAGCGTGCTGACCACGACGCTCACCGAGCCGCTCGCGTCGCTCGTCGGGTGGCGGTGGGCGCTCGCGTCGTGGGGCGGGCTGGCCGTCCTCGGGCTGGTCGTGTGGCGGCGTGCGTACGGGCGACGGGCCGACGCGGTCGTGCGCGCGGCGGGTGCCGCCGGGGACGACGAGCCGGCCACCGCGGGGGACGACCCGACCACGGGCGGTGGCGCGGTCCCCGACGCGCTGCGCCGCCCGGTGACGTGGCTGCTCGCGGTCTCGTTCGCCGGCCAGGCGTTCGGGTACTACGCGGTGAGCGCGTGGCTGCCGACGGTGCTGCACGACGGCACGGGCATGGACCCGACCGCGTCGGGCGGTGCCGCGGCGCTGTTCCAGGCCTGTTCGGGATGGTCGGCGGTGTCGCGGTGCCGATCGCGCTGTCGCGGCGCGTGCCGATGCGGGTCGTGTCGCTCGCGATCGCGCTGGGCTGGGTGA
- a CDS encoding ribose-phosphate diphosphokinase, translating into MTGIVSNDGEKRLVLVSGRAHTELASDVAEHLGIELVPTTAYDFANGEIYTRFGESVRGSDAFVLQSHARPINQWIMEQLLMVDALKRASAKTITVVAPFYGYARQDKKHRGREPISARLLADLFKTAGADRLMSVDLHTAQIQGFFDGPVDHLWAMPTLIDYVRTRVDTSNVTVVSPDAGRIRVAEQWAAKLGGAPLAFVHKTRDIRSPNKTVANRVVGEVEGRSCVLVDDLIDTGGTIAGAARVLLDAGAKDVIVAATHGVLSHPAAERLQESGAREVIVTDTLPIEDETRFEKLTVLSIAPLIARAIREVFDDGSVTSLFDGNA; encoded by the coding sequence ATGACCGGCATCGTCTCGAACGACGGCGAGAAGCGCCTGGTGCTCGTCTCCGGACGCGCGCACACCGAGCTCGCGTCCGACGTCGCGGAGCACCTCGGCATCGAGCTCGTGCCGACCACGGCGTACGACTTCGCGAACGGCGAGATCTACACCCGGTTCGGCGAGTCGGTGCGCGGCTCGGACGCCTTCGTCCTGCAGTCGCACGCGCGGCCGATCAACCAGTGGATCATGGAGCAGCTGCTCATGGTCGACGCCCTCAAGCGGGCGTCCGCGAAGACGATCACCGTCGTCGCGCCGTTCTACGGCTACGCCCGTCAGGACAAGAAGCACCGCGGCCGCGAGCCGATCTCGGCCCGGCTGCTGGCCGACCTGTTCAAGACGGCCGGCGCCGACCGCCTGATGAGCGTGGACCTGCACACCGCGCAGATCCAGGGCTTCTTCGACGGCCCGGTCGACCACCTGTGGGCGATGCCGACGCTCATCGACTACGTCCGCACGCGCGTCGACACGTCGAACGTGACGGTGGTCTCGCCCGACGCCGGCCGCATCCGTGTGGCCGAGCAGTGGGCGGCGAAGCTCGGCGGTGCCCCGCTCGCGTTCGTGCACAAGACGCGGGACATCCGCAGCCCGAACAAGACGGTCGCGAACCGCGTCGTCGGCGAGGTCGAGGGCCGCTCGTGCGTGCTCGTCGACGACCTCATCGACACCGGCGGCACGATCGCGGGCGCGGCGCGCGTGCTGCTCGACGCCGGCGCGAAGGACGTCATCGTCGCCGCGACGCACGGTGTGCTGTCCCACCCGGCGGCCGAGCGCCTCCAGGAGAGCGGCGCGCGTGAGGTGATCGTCACGGACACGCTGCCGATCGAGGACGAGACCCGGTTCGAGAAGCTCACGGTGCTGTCGATCGCGCCGCTGATCGCGCGGGCGATCCGCGAGGTCTTCGACGACGGCTCGGTGACGTCGCTCTTCGACGGCAACGCCTGA